Proteins encoded together in one Pelodiscus sinensis isolate JC-2024 chromosome 33, ASM4963464v1, whole genome shotgun sequence window:
- the LOC106732819 gene encoding uncharacterized protein LOC106732819 isoform X1 — protein MANLAGLLALCLHLLSLSVASQQWQDSRCTSSGPLPAAEMFLGTTSAKEGDTVSGRCFIPTGASVTIIFFCKDGLEISRLQARRGKFSYDLAYRVTGSSGNISCGYIYRNDDDQVSHSQQSITQYLKVKGASPRSSPTENSPLLEQENITILIITVSASVGVVLFLLVPLVYYLKKKKVVIKKKQERLQSLRVKSNKVTEDEYSDNNFGESHGLDKEAPDPIYQNLDIEDVPRSSHRSEQKYKSAFHLYENNMYIP, from the exons ATGGCGAATCTCGCAGGGCTTCTCGCGCTGTGTCTGCATCTCCTCT CACTGAGTGTTGCCTCGCAGCAATGGCAGGATTCCAGATGTACCTCTTCTG GCCCACTCCCTGCTGCTGAGATGTTTCTGGGAACGACCTCTGCTAAGGAGGGGGACACTGTTAGCGGGAGATGCTTCATCCCTACCGGAGCCTCTGTCACCATTATTTTCTTTTGCAAAGATGGGCTGGAAATTTCAAGGCTGCAAGCCAGGAGGGGGAAATTCTCTTATGATTTAGCTTACAGAGTAACTGGCAGCTCAGGCAATATTTCCTGTGGATACATTTACAGAAATGACGATGACCAGGTGTCACATTCTCAGCAAAGCATCACTCAATACTTGAAGGTTAAAG GTGCCAGTCCTAGGAGCAGCCCGACCGAGAATTCACCTCTTCTAG aACAGGAAAACATCACAATCTTGATAATTACAGTTTCTGCTTCGGTGGGTGTGGTTTTGTTCCTTCTTGTGCCCCTGGTGTATTATCTTAAAAAGAAGAAAG ttgtaattaaaaagaaacaagaaag gTTGCAAAGCCTCCGTGTGAAGAGCAATAAGGTCACTGAAGATGAGTATTCCG ATAACAATTTTGGAGAGTCCCATGGCTTG GACAAAGAAGCCCCAGATCCAATCTATCAAAATCTGGACATAGAGGATGTGCCTCGTTCTTCTCATCGCTCTGAACAGAAGTACAAGTCTGCCTTTCACCTATATGAGAACA ACATGTACATACCATGA
- the LOC106732819 gene encoding uncharacterized protein LOC106732819 isoform X3, whose translation MANLAGLLALCLHLLSLSVASQQWQDSRCTSSGPLPAAEMFLGTTSAKEGDTVSGRCFIPTGASVTIIFFCKDGLEISRLQARRGKFSYDLAYRVTGSSGNISCGYIYRNDDDQVSHSQQSITQYLKVKGASPRSSPTENSPLLVVIKKKQERLQSLRVKSNKVTEDEYSDNNFGESHGLDKEAPDPIYQNLDIEDVPRSSHRSEQKYKSAFHLYENNMYIP comes from the exons ATGGCGAATCTCGCAGGGCTTCTCGCGCTGTGTCTGCATCTCCTCT CACTGAGTGTTGCCTCGCAGCAATGGCAGGATTCCAGATGTACCTCTTCTG GCCCACTCCCTGCTGCTGAGATGTTTCTGGGAACGACCTCTGCTAAGGAGGGGGACACTGTTAGCGGGAGATGCTTCATCCCTACCGGAGCCTCTGTCACCATTATTTTCTTTTGCAAAGATGGGCTGGAAATTTCAAGGCTGCAAGCCAGGAGGGGGAAATTCTCTTATGATTTAGCTTACAGAGTAACTGGCAGCTCAGGCAATATTTCCTGTGGATACATTTACAGAAATGACGATGACCAGGTGTCACATTCTCAGCAAAGCATCACTCAATACTTGAAGGTTAAAG GTGCCAGTCCTAGGAGCAGCCCGACCGAGAATTCACCTCTTCTAG ttgtaattaaaaagaaacaagaaag gTTGCAAAGCCTCCGTGTGAAGAGCAATAAGGTCACTGAAGATGAGTATTCCG ATAACAATTTTGGAGAGTCCCATGGCTTG GACAAAGAAGCCCCAGATCCAATCTATCAAAATCTGGACATAGAGGATGTGCCTCGTTCTTCTCATCGCTCTGAACAGAAGTACAAGTCTGCCTTTCACCTATATGAGAACA ACATGTACATACCATGA
- the LOC106732819 gene encoding uncharacterized protein LOC106732819 isoform X2 encodes MTCVSIISFSALSVASQQWQDSRCTSSGPLPAAEMFLGTTSAKEGDTVSGRCFIPTGASVTIIFFCKDGLEISRLQARRGKFSYDLAYRVTGSSGNISCGYIYRNDDDQVSHSQQSITQYLKVKGASPRSSPTENSPLLEQENITILIITVSASVGVVLFLLVPLVYYLKKKKVVIKKKQERLQSLRVKSNKVTEDEYSDNNFGESHGLDKEAPDPIYQNLDIEDVPRSSHRSEQKYKSAFHLYENNMYIP; translated from the exons ATGACATGTGTCAGCATAATCTCCTTTTCAG CACTGAGTGTTGCCTCGCAGCAATGGCAGGATTCCAGATGTACCTCTTCTG GCCCACTCCCTGCTGCTGAGATGTTTCTGGGAACGACCTCTGCTAAGGAGGGGGACACTGTTAGCGGGAGATGCTTCATCCCTACCGGAGCCTCTGTCACCATTATTTTCTTTTGCAAAGATGGGCTGGAAATTTCAAGGCTGCAAGCCAGGAGGGGGAAATTCTCTTATGATTTAGCTTACAGAGTAACTGGCAGCTCAGGCAATATTTCCTGTGGATACATTTACAGAAATGACGATGACCAGGTGTCACATTCTCAGCAAAGCATCACTCAATACTTGAAGGTTAAAG GTGCCAGTCCTAGGAGCAGCCCGACCGAGAATTCACCTCTTCTAG aACAGGAAAACATCACAATCTTGATAATTACAGTTTCTGCTTCGGTGGGTGTGGTTTTGTTCCTTCTTGTGCCCCTGGTGTATTATCTTAAAAAGAAGAAAG ttgtaattaaaaagaaacaagaaag gTTGCAAAGCCTCCGTGTGAAGAGCAATAAGGTCACTGAAGATGAGTATTCCG ATAACAATTTTGGAGAGTCCCATGGCTTG GACAAAGAAGCCCCAGATCCAATCTATCAAAATCTGGACATAGAGGATGTGCCTCGTTCTTCTCATCGCTCTGAACAGAAGTACAAGTCTGCCTTTCACCTATATGAGAACA ACATGTACATACCATGA
- the LOC106732819 gene encoding uncharacterized protein LOC106732819 isoform X4, with the protein MFLGTTSAKEGDTVSGRCFIPTGASVTIIFFCKDGLEISRLQARRGKFSYDLAYRVTGSSGNISCGYIYRNDDDQVSHSQQSITQYLKVKGASPRSSPTENSPLLEQENITILIITVSASVGVVLFLLVPLVYYLKKKKVVIKKKQERLQSLRVKSNKVTEDEYSDNNFGESHGLDKEAPDPIYQNLDIEDVPRSSHRSEQKYKSAFHLYENNMYIP; encoded by the exons ATGTTTCTGGGAACGACCTCTGCTAAGGAGGGGGACACTGTTAGCGGGAGATGCTTCATCCCTACCGGAGCCTCTGTCACCATTATTTTCTTTTGCAAAGATGGGCTGGAAATTTCAAGGCTGCAAGCCAGGAGGGGGAAATTCTCTTATGATTTAGCTTACAGAGTAACTGGCAGCTCAGGCAATATTTCCTGTGGATACATTTACAGAAATGACGATGACCAGGTGTCACATTCTCAGCAAAGCATCACTCAATACTTGAAGGTTAAAG GTGCCAGTCCTAGGAGCAGCCCGACCGAGAATTCACCTCTTCTAG aACAGGAAAACATCACAATCTTGATAATTACAGTTTCTGCTTCGGTGGGTGTGGTTTTGTTCCTTCTTGTGCCCCTGGTGTATTATCTTAAAAAGAAGAAAG ttgtaattaaaaagaaacaagaaag gTTGCAAAGCCTCCGTGTGAAGAGCAATAAGGTCACTGAAGATGAGTATTCCG ATAACAATTTTGGAGAGTCCCATGGCTTG GACAAAGAAGCCCCAGATCCAATCTATCAAAATCTGGACATAGAGGATGTGCCTCGTTCTTCTCATCGCTCTGAACAGAAGTACAAGTCTGCCTTTCACCTATATGAGAACA ACATGTACATACCATGA
- the LOC142823321 gene encoding uncharacterized protein LOC142823321, with the protein MAASLAARGHQRSREQVRCKIKDLRQSYSRACLPGADPEACPHFHALDRILGPHAVPAPRDVIDPGAEGPLLDTEEEEEGSESQEPAASLPRTRDPRGTPQSRSPASSEAGEASTSAAPGPAGRTTPPAAAARARASRTARNQEDYQRRHLRFLDRQLRLQDHWVQEDLRLRQRSLEALEEQGRALRGHLQSLLDRFPFPPPPAPPLAPPLAPSAPPLSPPLAPPAPPAPPASAPASAPASSTPPVLSAPPSTTIPHRRPRTRSVARRERHPDSHP; encoded by the exons atggctgccagcctggccgccaggggccaccagcgcagccgggagcaggtgcgctgcaagattaaagacttgcggcagtcctactcccgggcctgcctgccaggggctgacccggaggcctgcccccacttccatgccctggaccgcatccttgggcctcatgccgtccctgccccccgggacgtgattgaccccggggcagagggaccgctcctggacaccgaggaggaggaagagggctctgagagccaggagcctgccgccagccttcccaggacccgggacccccgaggcaccccacagagccgctcgcctgcatcatcagaggccggggaggcgtccacct ctgcagcaccggggcctgcagggcgcaccacaccgcctgcagcagccgcccgcgcccgggcaagcaggacagccaggaaccaggaggactaccagaggcggcatctccggttcctggaccgacagctccgtctccaggaccactgggtccaggaggacctcaggctgcgccagaggagtctggaggccctggaggagcagggccgtgccctgcgaggccacctccagagcctgctagaccgctttccatttcctcctccccctgctccccctcttgctccccctcttgctccctctgctccccctctttctccccctcttgctccccctgctccccctgctcctcctgcttccgctcctgcttccgctcctgcttcctccacaccccctgtcctctctgcccccccctccacaaccattccccaccgacgcccccggacccgcagtgtggcgagacgggagaggcacccagactcccacccctga